A window of Nicotiana sylvestris chromosome 8, ASM39365v2, whole genome shotgun sequence genomic DNA:
gagcatcagtatgatgatccccaccCGCTCATTCTTCAGGATAGGGTCAGGCGAGgtgatgccagggatgtgactattagtgatgatagtgtgttgaggatgcagggctggatatgtgttcctaatgtagatgtgcttcgagagttgattcttgaggaggcccacagctcgcggtattccatccatccgggtgccgctaagatgtgccaggatttgagacagcactattggtggagacggATAAAGAAGGATATTTTTTGGCTTATGGCTCGATGTCTCCACTATcggcaggttaagtatgagcatcagaggcggATTGCTTCAGAggttagatattccagagtggaagtgggagcgaatcaccatggactttatagttgggctcccacagactttgaggaagttcgacgcTATTTGGGTTATTGTGCATCGCCTGACCAAGTTTGCGCACTTTATTCTTATTGGTATGACCTACACTTCAGAGTGATTGGATGAGATTTATATCTGAGAGGTTGTTCtcttgcatggtgtcctagtttccatcatttcagataggggtaatcaatttacatcgcagttttggagggccatgCAGCGagggttgggtactcaggttgagttgagcacggATTTTCACCCTCGGACGGACGGCCAATCCAAGCgcattattcagatattggaggacatgttgcgcgcttgtgttattgactttggggattcatgggaccagtttctgccACTAGCgtagtttgcatataacaacagttatcagtcgagtatttagatggctccgtaCAAGGCTTTATATGAGAggaggtgtagatctccggttggatgatttgagccgagtgaggctaggcttttgggtgcAGATTTAGTCCAGGATACCTTAGataaggtgaagttgattcaggagcggcttcgcacGGCGCAATCTAGGCAGAAGAGCTATGCAGTAAGGAAGGTCCGGGATGTGTCATTTATGTTTGGGGAAAAGGTCTTGATGAAggtatcacccatgaagggtgctatgaggtttgggaagaggGTCAAGTTGAGCCcccggttcattggacctttcgAGGTGCTTCAGAAGAtaggggaggtggcttataagcttgccttgccacctagtttgtcgagtgtgcatccagtatttcatgttttcaTACTTCGAAAGCATGTTGGATATCTGTCctatgttttggacttcagcgcGGTTCAGTTGGAGGGTGAtatgacttatgatatggagctgGTGGCTATTTTGGATCGGCAAGTCcaaaagttaaggtcaaagggcatagcttcagtgaaggagcagtggagaggccagcccgtggaggaggccacctgggagaccgagtgggatatacggagcagatatccatacctatttgagactccaggtatgtttctagactcattcaaggacgaacatttgtttaagagggggaggatataacgacctggccggtcgttttgagagttatagccttgtttcccccatttctgcttccttatgTGTTATTTAGCTCTATTGTGTTGTATCGGGTTGGTAGGTTCGGGTCCGAAGTAGTTTcggagtggaatgagacacttagtctgtTATTTAGATggttaagttagaaaagtcaaccgaatgtggACTAATGAGTACACAATCTCAGATTGAGATTTTTAAGGTTTGGATAGCTCTGTTAgctaattttggacttaggagcgtgtccggaatataatttggaggtccgtggtagaattggtgaaattggaactTTGGTGATTTTCGGTCTACAGTGGAAAATTTGGCATCAGAGTCGGAACggaattccgggagttggaatagattcatagtgtcatttgtgatgtgtgtgcaaaatttgaggttattcggacgaggtttgataggtttcggcaacggttgtggaagtttgaggtttctggtccattaagcttgaattggtgtgcgattcatgtttttgttattgtttgatgTTATTCGAGAGCTCGATTGAGtttgtatggtattttaggacttgatGGAACATTTAATTGAGGTTCCGGAGGCCTTGGGTATGTTtcggggtgagttttgagcgagtctgGGCATTTTCGGAACTCAGGTATGATTCTGGTGCTTTGAATTTCGCGGACCTCAGCAAAATTTTGCGGACCTCAGCAGAATTTTGTGGACCTCAGCAGAATTTCGCGGACCACATAATTTTGCCGCTGCCGCACTTCAGGGAAAAGTTTTGTAGAACTGTGGTACGACTTCGGAAGTCTATATCTCCTATATCTTTTAATCTTCAAAGAATTTTGAGCCGAtacaaaaatgaaagttgtaggcctttgtgtctagtttccagaaagattaAGAAGTCATCATTTGGAAATTTGTAGGGAAAGTTATGTCCAAAATACTAAGGACTGGCAATACAGCCACCAAAAAGTGCGGTCGCGCCATTTTTTCGCGACCGCAGGACCTGGGAGGCACGGCCGCATTTGGAATTTCACAGATTGCATAGTGGGAGTTCAGAGGGTGCACTATGTAAATGGGGTCTAGGGCATTATTTCACATTTTGGACCTACGGAGCTCGGTTTGTGGCGATTTTCGTGGGTTTATCaaaaaattcatcggggtaagtgattcttactcggatttggttaatatacatgaatatatcaatAATTTCATCATATAATTATTACTTTGAGgtggaaatttggggaaaattatagaaacttcataaaatgaatttttgggatttgaatgtcgattcgaagtcggatttgaatgaaactagtatggttggactcatgagtgaatgggtgtttgtAATTTGTGATTTTTACCCAATTCCAAGTCGTGGGTTTGGGGGTCGGGTTTCAGCCAATTTCGGGTTTTAGCCTAATTTTgtagtttttcttgtggaattcgtttccttagcatatgTTGATGGTAGTGTATTGGTTGTGAATAGATTCGGAGCTTTTAGAGACCGAGTCGAGGGGCGAGAGCATCCCGGAGTAGGATTTCTACGATgttaaggtaagtaacagttttaaatctggttttgagggtataaacccggagATTTGATATAATGTGACTATTTGGAGGTGACacccatgctaggtgacgggcgtatggGTGTTCGCCGtgagggattgagacttggtacGTCCCGTGAGGCTGTGAAGCCAAATAGCCTTTATTTGTGTTATGTGTTTTTTTTGTCTGCTAGAACTTGACTGCTTATATTgtagagatcatgcttaggctttatcCCTGCTCACAGTAGTTATACTCAGCCATAGTGATTCttgtacatgtttacctcagtctcAATTATCTTCTTGTTGATGCACTGTAATACTTTGAtttgaactgctttcctttatttattgaAAACTGTGAGGCTAGAGAGGTACATGACTGAGTGAGGTTGAGGGCCTGTTGTAAGATATtgtactatagcacgtgagttgtccgtgcggatctagATTGTactatagcacatgagttgtccgtacaGATCCAGATATGATATGATAGCACTTGAGTTGTCCGTACAGCACGTGAGTGGTCCGTGTAGattagtgcttgggctgtaggagcccctccggagtctgaacacccccagtgagtgcaagTACCTATTGAACGTGTGCATTGAGGGCTGATGGATTGAGGGATAGTGTTTGTGAGGTTTCATCTATTTTTGGTGTTATTGCATTTATCTGCTATTTGCCTTGTAGTAGTTGAAATTGACCTTTTCCCCCTGTTTATCCTTAACTATGAAAATTATTAATAGAATTGATCtgcttagctcgtcactactactCAATTCCttagttattgttgttatttgctgagttggttgtactcatactacaccatgcacttcatgtgcagattcaggtgtgtTTGAGCACGGTGATTGTTGAGTTCAGGCCATCAGAGTTTCGGAGAATGCAAGGTAGCTGCCAGTGTCCtcaggaccttgttactccttCTATTTCTCCTTTTTGGTTGTATTGACATTTAGACAGTTGATGTAATAGTTTAAGTacttagacgctcatgacttagtgacaccctgatgtttgGGGCTCGTTTTCTGTACTtcattttcaaatttgaaatttaGTTTTGACTTTTAAGGGAATTTCTAATATTGAAAATCTTTACTTAACTCTTATAATTCTATTGGTAGTATTTTTGGAATAAATAGGCTTgcctagtatcacgataggcgtcatcacaacagggtttagatttgggtcgtgacaattacaaatgaaaaataaaacaacaaagactcaacaaacctaaggacatatgatatcttcaatctttggatctggtccttgaggttgcagcagctttgttcttgagaaagGTGGTGGCTAACACTTGAGAGAATATTATCTTTGGATTTGCAAGTGTTAGAGAAAAATGAAATCCCTTGCCTTATGCTGATAATATGTGTGTGTAAGGTCATCAAAGATGATGCAATAAAGTGTCCTTTAGTTTGGCCTTAGCAAGATACAGTTGTGTTGTTGTGCTGCCAAACGGTACAGTGCAACAGCTTTCCTACGAATCATCAACATTCCCCCTAAGAACATGTTTCCTCCCTTTAAATTTTCAAGTGACATATCTGCTGGTAGTCGGTACAGTGTAGCAGCTTATGCAGCTGTAGAGTTGATTGTACGACGACCAAGGGAACTGATCACATCTGGTCCCTATCTAGTTCCTCGAGAAcgtttggcaaatcatcaaaacatgaaatagcATAACTTATCACATAATATGATAccaattttcccttttttgatgatgacaaacttagaattgatattccccaTGAGAACCAAATTCCTTTCAAGTTCCCCCTATGGATCAGGCCTATAAGAAACATGTTACAACAATGTTCCCCCTGCGAAGCAGACCTGTCTTTCATGTACAACAGAACATATCAATTCAAGTATGTTCATCCCCCCTATTGACACCTATGTAGCATGAACAGTAACAAGAATAACAAGTGAATATCACTACACAAAATAAAGTGATTGCCCATAATAGAGTAATTTTAACAAAAGCACAATAATTTCAATAATACAGaatatgaaaatttaaaaaactaaAGTACCAATGTTATCAAACACAGGGATCAAAAGAAAATAGGAATTCGAGGAAATTTGGAAGGAGTTAAAGACATGGATCACTGGTCAAGAAGAAAATTAAGGGGCTGCAGCCTTGATGAGATTGTACATTCATTCATTCGTACCTCTGATCAATGCTCATATGCTCTCTCAGGTCCTCTACCTATTTATTTGATCTTTCATTCTCACCCTTCAACTGAGCATTCCATTCTACTACGGGGACCATAGGGAGCTAGTTCTCTACCTCTCTAGGTGAGCTGAACCATTAGTCGAAACACCAAGTATCTCCTCAAGCTTCTCCTCATCAAGAATAAACTCAGTCTCATTCACATACAACATCAGAGTATCATCGTCAGTAACAAACAAGTTTGCATAgaagtttttacttcttcttcataaactTTGGGACTTGGAAGAACAAAGAGGTGATTCTATTTTTGGAACTCAACATTGTcaagaagttcctccatttttcagCAATATCAAAGTCAAACACTCTGCCCAATAACACTTTTTTAGACTTCAGCGTCTTTTATCTCTCAAAACCCAATAACTCAACATTTTGCTTCTGTAAGGAACCAGGCTCCTCGCTCACACTACCCTTTCTTTTCCTCAGTGGTCAGGtctctctcttctctttctcaatcTGTTCACCATTATCACTTGTTGCAACTTTCGACTTTCTTTTctccatttttctcttctttgacTTCTTTCTCACAAATGGAGATTTTTATTATATTCTCCTCATCCTCCACATACACCACATCAACAAGTGATGCCACTTTATCACCAATCAGCCTactttttaccatttttttaCTGGATCAAAAATTCGTTTAAACACAAAGCCAAAAAGAAATGTCATCATCAAAATTAATATCTGAGACGGACTAGAGGGATCAGGTCCCTCATTCAATTCCCTTTTTTCAAGCATATTCACCATTTTTTCCATCCTTCCAGGCTTCTACAAACCCAGCAATAATTTCAGCCTTACTCTCTAGAATATTAGATCTATCATGTTCCCTTTCAGTTAAAGTctcatcaaaatctaccaaagaCTTCTTGGGGTTTTGATTCAGATGGAGTTAGGACTTTGGAAGATGACAGAGTTGGGTTCACTTTTGGGATATTTGGAGAGAAGGATTCTTTTTGAGACAAGATTGGAtttggttttgaagaaaagaatcgATTTTGGTTGGGTGTAAGAGAGgaaatggtttttttttttgtaacgaGTCAGTTCAGAAAAAGGTTTAATATTTTAGACTTCAAAAATTAAGAGAGAGGTGAGAATAAATTTATGACATGGCACTTCagcagttcaaaaatacatatataagtattGAAGAGACTACACAGGAACCATGTTCTTTGACGGTTTTTTGAAAATATGAGCAAAAATTTCTTGAAGTGCAATGTCACTCTTacttgttttgttttttgaaactGCCATGTATGTATACCTGTAACAGTATATATTTGAGTAAGATGTCtccaaaaaatactttttagtaTTGTACCTTTCTTTCTTAACATAGCCAATCATCGAGAGACCAGGTCCTTAGTTGAGCTTGATCAACCCTAACTCCAGACGATTTCTTTCAAAATATTCCCTGCTCAGCGCCTTGGTGAAGATGTCTGCTATCTGGTCCTCCGTCTTCTAGAACTTTATACAAATTAGACCCTTTTCCAACATTATCCCTCAAAATTTGATGTCGGACATCAATGTGCTTTGTCCTCTTGTGATGTACAGGGTTCAAGATACAAATACACCAAAGTCTTTAAGTTGTTGCTTGATCTATAgtagttgagcacaacaagaagcagCAATCACGTATTCAACTACAGTGGTAGAAAGAGCCACAAAGTTTATTTCTTTATACACGTGAGATCAAGCATGACCCTAGAAAATATGCAATTTGAGATGTGTTCTTTCTATCTACCAGATATCTAACAtgatcagcatcagcatatccaacCAAGTAAAATTATCTCCTGAAGGATAAAAGAGTACCATGTCCTACGTCTCCTTAGGATACCTCAAAAAAAatttggcagccttcaagtgagattcTTTTTGGCTTGATTGGAACCTAGAACACAACCCAGCACTAAAATAATATCAGGTTTGCTAACATTCAAGTACAGAAGAGATCCAATGATACCCCTATACATAGTTTCATTGACAGGAGAACCAGTTTCGTCCATGTCTTACCGAGTAGTAGTGGCAATAAGTGTATCAATGGTCTTAGCATTCTACATCTCAAATCTTTTCAGCAGCTCCTTGAAGTACTTAAACTTCAGAATTTGAAGGACCAGGCTCCTCCATATTTGAAATATTATTGATACAGAATTATAACCTCCACTTCTTTATTCTGCATCTGATGTACTTGATGCAACATCAGCAACTCTATGTTCAGCTTCAGATGAGGTGAtagagggaccaggttcctctgTGCCTTTTGGAGATTctgctgcatcttcttcatcgcTCTGCTTGACTTGAATCATCAAATCAGTCTTTCTATTTGCAATATCTATAGCTTCACCAAAAGTATTTGTAAATTCTCCGTCTTTATCTTCTTTGTTATGTGACCCTTTCCCACCATTGTTGAGAACAAAACATTTTGCATCTGCAGGCTCTCAGGTAAGTCGGCTTGGGTGTTCTCCCATTGAGCAGTTCATAGAGAGACTTCTTAAAAATGGACCTGATCATGCACTACTTAATCACGTAGCAGGCAGGGTTGGCTGCTTCAGCCCATGAACCAGGTCCTCCATAACTAACTTGTTCATCAAATAAAAACTCGCATGCCCCCGTCATCTATGCCATAAATCAACATCATCATCAATGACTCTTAGGCATGTTAGATCACTACTACTCAATGAATCAATTTCTGCAATATAGATGTTCTTGAACCTTTTGGTTATCAACGCCACTTCACCAACTTTGAGATTGGTGACAGTGCAAGATTTGGACAAGAACTTCACTTCAATTTCCCTTATCACGGATTTGAGACACACTCAACAAGCTATATTTCAAGTCAttcacatagtacacattttcaattgcATGGGAGAGTGTTTTGCCAATTTTTCCAACACAAAGAATATAGCTTTCCATTTTCAAAGGACACATTCCCACCTTGGAAGGCCTAGAGTGAGAGGAAATCATTCAttcttccagtcatatgcttAGAGCAACCACTATCCATCTACTATTTTTTGGTTGTTATCTCTCACTCCATCTTGCACCCGGAATTACTtattagacttaggaacccaagccAGCTTGGGTACCTTATAATGATAGCACGGGCAGATCAAACTTCTTTTTTCCCATACAAATAGCACATGTTTTCTTTTcagggaaccaggttcctcaatAGTAGGCCTCTTTTCaacaaaaactttatttttctgcAAAGACTGAATTTTAGTTTTACAAGAGTCCTTGTAATGACCCATTTGACCACAGTGAGTACACAACAATTTATAGCCACAGTTACATACTTGTAATGGAGTTTATAGGAGGTTTTAGCCTTTTGGAACCTGATTCCTTGCCTGACTCCACCATTACTCTTATACATAGACGTTATTACATCAGAGGATCAGGTACATTTAAGTGACTTATCAAGaccatttttaacccttttcaaATCCTCCTGaagttgtctattcttttcaagctcaccaacaagacttgttttaacTTTCTTAAGCTCACTCTCAATCTCAAGTTGAGCCTCACTAACCACTTCTTTTCCTTTAGGGGTGTCCATCCATTTTTTCATTTGGTTTTTCTACAAGGTATTTTCTCTAGTTACTTCTTCCACGTGTTCCTTCAAGTCTACAATAAAAACTACCATATCATCCATCTCTTGTTCTATGTCATCAATTCTTCTATTAGAGTATTTTTCTCATTAATGAggctatgataggcatcaatcaacATATTTGCTACGGACATCGATTTTTTCTTAGAGTAAGTTCTTAAATTTCTTTGAACATCATGAAAACTTACCTCATCTTCCTCCTTGTCCTCGTCCttgcaataactctattacaaagcaacaaacactgactaactctagtcaagaaACTAAACCAAACAGTGATTTAAATCTGTCCTACAAAGACACTTCTTGAAAGTAGTGTAGGattacaaatgaagaacaaaataacaaagactcaacaaacataaagacttaagatatcttcaatctttggatctggtccttgaggttgcagcagctttgttcttgagaggaGTGGTGGCTAGCACTTGAGAAAATATTATCTTTGGATTTGCAAGTGTTAGAGAAAAATGAAATCCCTtgcctcatgttgataatatgTGTGTGAGGTCATCAAAGATGATGCAATAAAGTGTCCTTTAGTTTGGCcttagtaagatacaactatgcTGTTGTACTGCTGCCAGACGATACAGTGCTGCAGCTTTTACAACTGTAGAGTTGACTGCACAACGACCAGGGGAACTGATACCTATATGTTCCCTCTGTTATTCCCTTATCTGATTTCATTGAGAATTGAACCAGACATCTGACTAGTTACTCTGAAAGTGAGGGAGCTAGTTGTATCAACTTCTTTAtttggttctctcatgaagtttgtcaaatcatcaaaacaaaagacGCATAACTTATCACAGTGGGACGAGCGtcataatttttattaaaatggcATTATTTTGCCCCGATCATTATTATACCATCAATATGATGCATCAGAACTCAAACTCAACTTCTTATCCTTATGAAGGTGTGTTGAAGCTATAATGTATTGGGACTTAAACTCAATAATCTTATCCATACATTAGGACTCGAACTCTTTtgaaacctcttttaaaatattgcTACTTCCTGAGCAAATCTGAGGTATGTAACATAGAGACTATTTCTCTCTAGCATGTCTTCACGAGCTTTTTGAAGTAATACCACTTCTTCTATCATATTTAGCTTAGTGAACTTTGGCGAAATCAAGACTGTCTACTACtgtaaatattaaattttaataTTTCATAATTGACCAACAGAAAATTACCAAGCATAGCTAATAAtcattaattttataaatatgaaGCTAGACTAGTGTCGTAATTTGTCAATTATATTTCACACCCTAGATATATGTTAACCTCTTTGCAGTATCATTCCATTACTTTTGCGAAAAACGTAATTGCGGATAAACATAAGAGTTAACTTAAATTAAGAAGCAAAGTGATTTTCAACTATACTTGAAACAATTGAAAATATATCCTGAATAATTTTCAAAAAGAAGGGCTAATAAGTTTAGCACGCCCATATAATCAATGCAATATGTGTATGCCAAAGTTATATGTGAAGGATATTGATATAAGAAAACCAACTTTTACAGTTGAACTACTATTTGTCTTGTTGAGTTTCTGTAACTTACTATTCCTTAATGTTCAAGTTAGTATAAATGTAAAATTCCTTTAATAGTGAACTTAAAGTAGCCACTAACGTTTTGCCCATAATCAAAATAAGCAAGCATAAAGAATCAGGTAGCACCCTAAAGATATGTAGCTTTTGTAACTATGCCAGTATAGATAGCTTTAAAGAGCATACTAACCTTTGCGCTATCCTCTCAGCAGTGCCAATTAGATCCATTTAGATTCATAGACTTTCTTTAATCAGCTATTCTTAAGTAGGATGCAGGACATATTTGTGGACGGATGACACTCAGTTGATTAGagttcgtgctgataacgtgttatgaaataaaagtaatATAGCAAGAACTATGTAATTAAGATTAATAATAGAGGAGAATGATAATATTAGAAAGGAGCGTTTCTTTCTTCGTTTCAAAGTGTCTTCTTTAGGTTCATGAATGAACCTATCTATAGATACTATTGCATTGTTACATAACTTCCTAAATCTAGTTATGAGTCTCAAAATCAACAGAAATCTAGACATGAAGACAAATCTAGATATGGCAAGATTTCCAAATCTCAAGTTGGACATCCACCTTCGGATTTATAACACCATTTACATTGTCTCCGACCTATAATATGTAATATATGGAATTATGGATCATTGACTTCCTTTGTGTTACATTTTGCTAAATACACATTGATTATGAGGACTCTAGATCTTGGgctgaagaaagaaaaaaaaaggtttgCACAAGTATGATAATATCAGGCTGCTGTTCAATTTCATCCCCATTTAAGTAAGTTTTGCAAAAGTATGTTGGTCTTTTTTCCCGTTACTTATATACGGGTCTAAATATTGACCAGATGAAGAAATGGCCAAAGTATTTAGACACACAAATGGATCCATTTCAGCTTATTACAGGGTGAAACTATGATTCTTTTTTCCCGCCTTAGCTTCGTAGATGAAAGAGTTTGAATGGACGAGCAACTTTTTGTTTAGTTTTTAACCGGTTCCAAAGGCTAAAATCCAAGATTTTACATACTGACCACATCATTTACTCATCAGACTTGGAGAATAAAAGGCCATTATTTGATTCATATATCAGAAAGGAACAAAATACGAACTTATTTATGACTGCCAAGATCAGTAGGAATAAGACAGACAACTCTCCCATCTCTCCCCTCTTTTCGTTTTTATTTTCCCCTCTTTATTAGGATAATCAGAAAGTCTAAGATAAGGTAACACAAATTGCACTTGATAACTTGTATTCCCATTCCAGATTATTAGGCTTGAGTAGTCTCTTGAGCCTTGTTCTGCACAGATTGTCCACCCTCTTTAGCTCTTTCCTTCATAACCCAAGCTTTGCTTGCAATCCTCATCCTAGCAAAATCAAGTTGGTCTGCCCCAAATAGGTTTTCCCCGCGGACGTTTCTATACATCCAGAACATCGCAGCTAATGCCCCTGTGCCAGACCCGCCAGAGAACAAGAAACCGGCGCTGATCAGGACATGAATTATCACAGCCGGGACAAGAATTGGGCTGGCCATGATAAGGAATGGGGTAACAAGGATCAGAAATATAACTGTCCCTGCAAAGGTCAGACTGGACAAGCCTAACAAAACAGCACCAAGTGTTCCTGCTGCCATGAACCTCAAGGATTCGTAACTTGGAGTTGATCTATGGAGTTCTCTCTGCTGATCAGACATGACTAAAATTTCTAAAAGGAGGTGTTATAATATCTTTAAAGGGATTTGAGAATGAATGCAAAGGATTAGGAGAAATTTGCATTATATAGTATTTTTGTGATAAAGTGGGACGCATAGGACACATGGAAGTACAGTTGGCATCATCTTCTTGGGCGGTGTGAGACATGAAGGGGTGTAGATAAAGTGTGCAGGGGATGGGGGCGTGTTGGGGAACAGATTGGCATGAGCCTTTGGTTTTATGAGCATTCAAGATCAAACATTTGGCAAGGAGGAGAGGGAAAAGATGGAGAAAGTGCATGTAACGTATAATGCTTCTCCAGTTCTTCCGTAACAAAATAatagttaaaacaaaactaaaacaCAAACAAATTATTACTCTACTAAAAAAGGACGGAAGAAATGCCAAGTAGAAAGCAGAACATgggaaataaagaagaaattaaTTCCAACAGACATAAGGTATTATTgtttaaaataatataaaataaaaaacattcCTGGTTCTACTTAAAGAAAGACATCAATGAGAAAGGAGTGAGGCGCATCACATGTATCTTGATGCCTCCCCTCATTCTGAGACGAGGTTAACTCCTTTCAGTTAATAACAAGGGGCACATGAAATTTTTGCAAGTAGAAACATTGTCCAAGCAAGTAAATGATGAACAAAACAAACTCCATGTTTACAGCCAAGAGAGGAAAAATAGAACACAAATTGAGAGAGACGGGGGATGAAGGATTGCTTGACTAATCATGTATCTTACTCAttttcaattaacaaaactagCTTGCACAGGTTACAAAATTTTTCTAATAATTTGAACTTCTAGACCCACTACCCATTGGCGACTGTGCCAAATACCAGAACATGGTTAAGAGTCCTTCGAAATACCACGACCAGCTGCATTTAGCCCTTGATTCTTTGGTAGAAGATATGGCGGAAGAAAAGACGGGATTACAAGTGCCAGTGCCAAGCAGAGCACCACCAACACTACAACATACCATGCTTGGTGAGGGATGCCAAAGAGTAGCTCATCACACACTGTCAAAGAAAAGCATGTGATATTAGAAAGACATTGCTTAAGTTAGATAGCCGGCTTTGAGTCTGCCTTTAGTTAATTGTTTATGCTTTTATAGAGTTATTTTTTTGTCTGATTGCCGGGCCAACAATCATGCACCATCTAAGAACCTTAGGTTGAACTCGAAAGAGGATATCTGGGATTGCTTAGTGTAAGTTCATGAACCTAAGCATTCT
This region includes:
- the LOC104210318 gene encoding oleosin Ara h 15.0101-like, translated to MSDQQRELHRSTPSYESLRFMAAGTLGAVLLGLSSLTFAGTVIFLILVTPFLIMASPILVPAVIIHVLISAGFLFSGGSGTGALAAMFWMYRNVRGENLFGADQLDFARMRIASKAWVMKERAKEGGQSVQNKAQETTQA